One Micromonospora sp. WMMD812 genomic window carries:
- a CDS encoding ABC transporter permease, producing MAYFARRFLFFVGTLWAAVTLNFLIPRLQPGDPAEAIVSRLAGQSESIDPAQLQAIRVMLGTPDGNLFEQYVQYLGAVLQGDFGVSYTYFPYSVTHMIGQALPWTVILVGVTQLISFVVGTLLGTWAAYRRNSRVDSVITLGSTFLGTLPFFWIALLLIYVFAITLRWFPERGGYGGGSSPGWSWIFISDAFQHSVLPAVALLITGPIGWIIGMRNNMVQSLGEDHTRLAVARGLPRRRIAITYGARLAILPNVTGFAIALGSILGGTVLVETVFNYPGMGRLLLESVSSRDYPLMQAIFLFTTIGVLVANFLADLLYGFLDPRVRKAESV from the coding sequence GTGGCCTACTTCGCCAGACGCTTCCTGTTCTTCGTCGGCACCCTCTGGGCCGCCGTCACGCTCAACTTCCTGATCCCGCGTCTGCAACCCGGCGACCCGGCCGAGGCGATCGTGTCCCGGCTCGCCGGGCAGAGCGAGAGCATCGACCCGGCCCAACTCCAGGCGATCCGGGTCATGCTGGGCACGCCCGACGGCAACCTCTTCGAGCAGTACGTGCAGTACCTCGGCGCGGTGCTCCAGGGCGACTTCGGGGTGTCGTACACGTACTTTCCGTACAGCGTGACCCACATGATCGGGCAGGCTCTGCCGTGGACGGTGATCCTCGTCGGCGTCACGCAGCTCATCTCGTTCGTCGTCGGCACGCTGCTCGGCACCTGGGCCGCCTACCGCCGCAACAGCCGCGTCGACTCGGTCATCACGCTCGGCTCGACGTTCCTCGGCACGCTGCCGTTCTTCTGGATCGCCCTGCTGCTCATCTACGTCTTCGCGATCACCCTGCGCTGGTTTCCCGAGCGCGGCGGCTACGGCGGCGGCAGCTCACCCGGCTGGAGCTGGATCTTCATCTCCGACGCCTTCCAACACAGCGTCCTGCCCGCCGTGGCGCTGCTGATCACCGGGCCGATCGGCTGGATCATCGGCATGCGCAACAACATGGTGCAGAGTCTCGGCGAGGACCACACCCGGCTCGCCGTCGCCCGCGGCCTGCCCCGGCGCCGGATCGCCATCACCTACGGCGCCCGCCTCGCTATCCTGCCCAATGTCACCGGCTTCGCCATCGCGCTGGGCAGCATCCTGGGCGGCACCGTGCTGGTCGAGACGGTCTTCAACTACCCCGGCATGGGCCGGCTGCTGCTGGAGTCGGTGTCCAGCCGGGACTACCCGCTCATGCAGGCGATCTTCCTGTTCACCACGATCGGCGTGCTGGTCGCGAACTTCCTCGCCGATCTCCTGTACGGCTTCCTCGACCCCCGCGTACGAAAGGCGGAGTCGGTATGA
- a CDS encoding ABC transporter ATP-binding protein, producing MTLLEVDHLSVTYTPRDQPPNRAVHDVSFRVADGEFVGLLGESGCGKSTLGNAVLRLLSPPARITGGRVTFDGVDLTTADEEQLRRLRWVDLSTVFQSSMNSLNPVIRVEAQFADTFAAHQVSGDVTERASELLDLVALDRRVLRAYPHELSGGMKQRVALALALALRPKLVLLDEPTTGLDVVVQRSILTRLAELRRDLGFAVLFISHDLGTVLDMADRVMVMYGGEIVEDRPAAAMLRDPRHPYTRGLLGSYADPRLPDVRVSYIPGRPPDLSRTHTGCLFAPRCPHVEDACRETHPKLLPDHGGLDRCLVAQSDRLPVVTADAADAAATLGSHFPATATPSPRGDAADVAAVLRVDRVSKRYTSRRGLRTSTVDAVREVSFDLRPGAVTALVGQSGSGKSTLARIVTGVERPSAGEVRFTGGAGGELRVDRLRGRALREYRRHVQMVFQDPFSALNPTRTVAYALSRPLANFAGLRGDAARNRAAELLESVGLAPAGQFLDKLPHQLSGGQRQRVVTARALAPQPQVLIADEPISMLDVSIRAEILELLGDLVRDRRLAMLYITHDLLSARLLADEVLVLNQGVLVERGSTREVIGSARDEYTRLLLDAIPNPFATATDRETPSAA from the coding sequence ATGACGCTGCTCGAGGTGGACCACCTCTCCGTCACGTACACCCCGCGCGACCAGCCGCCGAACCGGGCCGTGCACGACGTCTCGTTCCGCGTCGCCGATGGCGAGTTCGTCGGGCTGCTCGGCGAGTCCGGCTGCGGCAAGTCGACCCTCGGCAACGCGGTGCTGCGACTGCTCAGCCCGCCGGCCCGGATCACCGGCGGCCGGGTCACCTTCGACGGTGTGGACCTGACCACCGCCGACGAGGAGCAGCTGCGGCGACTGCGCTGGGTCGACCTCTCCACCGTCTTCCAGAGCAGCATGAACTCGCTCAACCCGGTGATCCGGGTGGAGGCGCAGTTCGCAGACACCTTCGCCGCGCACCAGGTGTCCGGCGACGTCACCGAGCGGGCCAGCGAGCTGCTCGACCTGGTGGCCCTGGACCGGCGGGTGCTGCGGGCGTACCCGCACGAGCTCTCCGGCGGCATGAAGCAGCGCGTCGCCCTGGCCCTCGCCCTCGCCCTGCGTCCCAAGCTCGTGCTGCTCGACGAACCGACCACCGGGCTCGACGTCGTCGTGCAGCGGAGCATCCTCACCCGGCTGGCCGAGCTGCGCCGCGACCTCGGCTTCGCCGTGCTGTTCATCAGCCACGACCTGGGCACCGTGCTCGACATGGCCGACCGGGTGATGGTGATGTACGGCGGTGAGATCGTCGAGGACCGCCCGGCCGCCGCCATGCTGCGCGACCCCCGCCACCCGTACACGCGCGGGCTGCTCGGCTCGTACGCCGACCCGCGCCTGCCGGACGTGCGGGTCAGCTACATCCCGGGCCGGCCGCCGGACCTGTCCCGGACGCACACCGGCTGCCTGTTCGCCCCGCGCTGCCCACACGTCGAGGACGCCTGCCGGGAGACGCACCCGAAGCTGCTGCCCGACCACGGCGGGCTGGACCGGTGCCTCGTCGCCCAGTCCGACCGCCTACCGGTGGTCACCGCCGACGCCGCCGACGCCGCGGCCACCCTCGGCAGCCATTTTCCGGCCACCGCCACGCCGTCCCCGCGGGGCGACGCGGCCGACGTCGCCGCGGTGCTCCGCGTCGACCGGGTGAGCAAGCGCTACACCAGCCGGCGCGGGCTGCGCACCAGCACGGTCGACGCGGTCCGGGAGGTCTCCTTCGACCTGCGCCCCGGCGCCGTCACCGCGCTGGTCGGCCAGAGCGGCAGCGGCAAGTCGACCCTCGCCCGGATCGTCACCGGCGTGGAGCGTCCGAGCGCCGGCGAGGTCCGGTTCACCGGCGGTGCCGGTGGGGAGCTTCGGGTGGACCGGCTGCGCGGGCGGGCCCTGCGCGAGTACCGCCGGCACGTCCAGATGGTTTTCCAGGACCCGTTCAGCGCGTTGAACCCGACCCGCACCGTGGCGTACGCCCTGTCCCGCCCACTGGCCAACTTCGCCGGCCTGCGCGGCGACGCGGCCCGCAACCGTGCCGCCGAACTACTCGAGAGCGTGGGGCTCGCCCCGGCCGGACAGTTCCTCGACAAGCTGCCGCACCAGCTCTCCGGCGGGCAGCGGCAGCGGGTCGTGACCGCCCGGGCGCTCGCGCCCCAGCCGCAGGTCCTGATCGCCGACGAGCCGATCTCCATGCTGGACGTGTCGATCCGCGCCGAGATCCTGGAGCTACTCGGCGACCTGGTCCGCGACCGCCGCCTGGCGATGCTCTACATCACCCACGACCTGCTCAGCGCCCGGCTGCTCGCCGACGAGGTGCTGGTGCTCAACCAGGGTGTGCTGGTGGAGCGAGGCTCCACGCGTGAGGTGATCGGGTCGGCCCGCGACGAGTACACGCGGCTGCTGCTCGACGCGATCCCGAACCCGTTCGCGACGGCCACCGACCGGGAGACCCCGTCGGCCGCCTGA
- a CDS encoding alpha-amylase family glycosyl hydrolase yields the protein MTGPWWREAVTYEVYLRSFADADGDGLGDLPGLRSRLPYLAALGVDAVWVTPFYPSPDHDAGYDVVDHRAVDPRLGALADVDRLVADAHRLGLRVVIDLVLNHVSSAHPWFVAARAAGPGSSERARFHVRPGRGPDGTEPPNNWRSIFGGSAWAPFDDGEWYLHLFDVEQPDLRHEHPEVAADALATLRFWLDRGVDGVRFDAAGSLSKDPAYPELPDGWRPGDPAPYSDRDEVHDIYRRWARELASYPGDRLGVAETWGPPEVLAPYLRPDELGQAFAMDPLYWPLRAQLWRDGVDALLDATTRHGRLPTWVHGSHDIRRAADRWGPDGARAVLLMMLALPGAVYLYAGDELGLPEVTLADDAIRDPVYRRSGGVDRGRDGARVPLPWTGGPPPYGFGPAGSVPWLPQPTGWGGRSVARQRHDRTSPLALTRAALPLRGTWWRGRPAELAWRDAPAECLAFRRGPGGPTCLVNLGDAPVDWRPYGDRLLLASTAADGKLPARATAWLA from the coding sequence ATGACCGGACCGTGGTGGCGCGAGGCCGTCACCTACGAGGTGTACCTGCGCTCCTTCGCCGACGCGGACGGGGACGGGCTCGGTGACCTGCCCGGCCTGCGGTCGAGGCTGCCCTACCTGGCCGCCCTGGGCGTGGACGCGGTCTGGGTGACCCCGTTCTACCCCAGCCCCGACCACGACGCCGGTTACGACGTGGTGGACCACCGCGCCGTCGACCCGCGGCTGGGCGCTCTCGCCGACGTGGACCGGCTGGTCGCCGACGCGCACCGGCTCGGCCTGCGGGTGGTGATCGACCTGGTGCTCAACCACGTCTCCTCGGCCCACCCGTGGTTCGTCGCCGCCCGGGCGGCCGGCCCCGGCTCGTCGGAGCGCGCCCGGTTCCACGTACGGCCCGGGCGCGGGCCGGACGGCACGGAACCGCCGAACAACTGGCGGTCGATCTTCGGTGGCTCGGCGTGGGCGCCGTTCGATGACGGCGAGTGGTACCTGCACCTGTTCGACGTCGAGCAGCCCGACCTGCGGCACGAGCACCCGGAGGTGGCCGCCGACGCGCTGGCCACCCTGCGGTTCTGGCTGGACCGCGGGGTGGACGGGGTCCGCTTCGACGCGGCCGGCTCACTGTCGAAGGACCCCGCCTACCCGGAGCTGCCGGACGGCTGGCGGCCCGGGGATCCGGCGCCGTACAGCGACCGGGACGAGGTGCACGACATCTACCGCCGGTGGGCGCGGGAGCTGGCGTCGTACCCGGGCGACCGGCTCGGGGTCGCGGAGACCTGGGGCCCGCCGGAGGTGCTCGCGCCGTACCTGCGCCCGGACGAGCTGGGGCAGGCGTTCGCGATGGACCCGCTCTACTGGCCGCTGCGGGCGCAGCTGTGGCGGGACGGTGTCGACGCGCTGCTCGACGCGACCACCCGGCACGGCCGGCTGCCGACCTGGGTGCACGGCAGCCACGACATCCGGCGGGCCGCCGACCGGTGGGGGCCGGACGGCGCGCGGGCGGTGCTGCTGATGATGCTGGCGCTGCCCGGCGCGGTCTACCTGTACGCCGGTGACGAACTCGGGCTCCCCGAGGTGACGCTGGCCGACGACGCCATCCGGGACCCGGTGTACCGGCGCTCCGGCGGCGTGGACCGGGGCCGCGACGGCGCACGGGTGCCCCTGCCGTGGACGGGCGGCCCGCCGCCGTACGGGTTCGGCCCGGCCGGTTCGGTCCCCTGGCTGCCGCAGCCCACCGGGTGGGGTGGCCGCTCGGTGGCCCGGCAGCGCCACGACCGGACCTCGCCGCTGGCGCTGACCCGGGCGGCCCTGCCGTTGCGCGGCACCTGGTGGCGCGGCCGCCCGGCGGAGCTGGCCTGGCGGGACGCCCCCGCGGAGTGCCTCGCGTTCCGGCGCGGGCCGGGCGGCCCGACGTGCCTGGTCAACCTCGGTGACGCGCCGGTCGACTGGCGCCCGTACGGCGACCGGCTGCTCCTCGCCAGCACGGCGGCCGACGGCAAGCTGCCCGCCCGCGCGACCGCCTGGTTGGCCTGA
- a CDS encoding ABC transporter permease, producing MSTPAPAVPAPGTDTEGVQAAARELAHGRRLPGWFVILWRNGKCRIGLLMLAAFILVAAFASLIAPYDPRDDAFPTSLGPTGSHWLGTTSQGEDVFSQLVVGARTSLIVGLAAGLLSTLIGLVIGLTAGYLRGWVDEVLSFLINLGLVVPALPLMVTLAAYAPVRGLWLIIFVISVTGWAYGARIKRSQIITLRTRDYVTAARFAGDGTARIIAREIVPNMTSLIVVGFMGAALGAIGGEAGLAFLGLGDPQTVSWGTMLNQASLGGALLTGQWAWLIAPGLALSLLITSFTLINFGIDALSNPHLRED from the coding sequence GTGAGCACCCCCGCACCCGCCGTACCGGCCCCGGGCACCGACACCGAGGGCGTCCAGGCCGCCGCCCGCGAACTGGCCCACGGGCGCCGGCTGCCCGGCTGGTTCGTCATCCTGTGGCGCAACGGCAAGTGCCGGATCGGCCTGCTGATGCTCGCCGCGTTCATCCTGGTCGCCGCGTTCGCGTCGCTCATCGCGCCGTACGACCCGCGCGACGACGCCTTCCCCACCTCGCTCGGCCCGACCGGCAGCCACTGGCTCGGCACCACCTCCCAGGGCGAGGACGTCTTCTCCCAACTGGTCGTCGGAGCCCGCACCTCGTTGATCGTCGGCCTTGCGGCCGGCCTGCTCTCGACCCTGATCGGCCTGGTCATCGGGCTCACCGCCGGCTACCTGCGGGGCTGGGTCGACGAGGTGCTCTCGTTCCTGATCAACCTCGGCCTGGTCGTGCCGGCCCTGCCGCTGATGGTCACCCTGGCCGCGTACGCCCCGGTCCGCGGACTGTGGCTGATCATCTTCGTGATCAGCGTGACCGGCTGGGCGTACGGCGCCCGGATCAAGCGCTCCCAGATCATCACCCTGCGCACCCGCGACTACGTCACCGCGGCCCGCTTCGCCGGCGACGGCACCGCCCGGATCATCGCCCGGGAGATCGTGCCCAACATGACCTCGCTCATCGTGGTCGGCTTCATGGGCGCGGCCCTCGGCGCGATCGGCGGCGAGGCGGGCCTGGCCTTCCTCGGGCTCGGCGACCCGCAGACGGTCAGCTGGGGCACGATGCTCAACCAGGCCAGCCTCGGCGGCGCGCTCCTCACCGGCCAGTGGGCCTGGCTGATCGCCCCCGGTCTGGCGCTCTCCCTGCTGATCACCTCGTTCACGCTGATCAACTTCGGTATCGACGCGCTGAGCAACCCCCACCTGCGGGAGGACTGA
- a CDS encoding xylan 1,4-beta-xylosidase — protein sequence MPATPARARAGRGHVDVDWDPVPGAVGYLVHRSDGDGPYRVVDHRGGDLLAVPGPPYADTTVEPGRTVRYAVRPVHDPDHPDAGPLGPASVPVAAWTDGAGLVDVDVDAADAVGPVHRPWRDMVGSEHLSLLRCADRVGGEEMGAGLAAALGRVHRELGVERVRAHGILGDDLGVYREVDGRPVHDFAGVDAVLDALAPTGLRPVLELSFVPRALARDPSREVTAAGVSSPPRDWDRWAALVGDLVRHLRERAGDDELRRWAVEVWNEPDLECFWTGSREDYLRMYDVTARAVRDACPGLPVGGPATAATRWIEPFLDHVDASGAPLDFLSTHVYGSPPLDLRPALARHGQTGTPLRWTEWGPSPTHFAPVNDSVLSAAFVATGMREAAGRVAALACWVASDHFEELGRPPALLHGGFGLLSVGNLAKPRYWALWMLERLGPVELAARFDGDGAGTLVRAWPSVDPDTGRVAVVLWNGTLDQGVLDRPAQRARLGRTVRLRVGGLDGGAYALRHRRLDEETSNLAATARRLGVDGWPTEEQWAGLRAADLLADAAPPVTVTPDDGRLVVPLTLPMPSLSLVEVTPR from the coding sequence GTGCCGGCCACACCTGCGCGGGCGCGGGCCGGGCGCGGGCACGTCGACGTCGACTGGGACCCCGTTCCCGGCGCGGTCGGTTACCTGGTGCACCGGTCCGACGGCGACGGCCCGTACCGGGTGGTCGACCACCGGGGCGGCGACCTGCTCGCGGTGCCCGGCCCGCCGTACGCCGACACCACCGTGGAGCCCGGACGGACCGTGCGGTACGCGGTGCGGCCGGTGCACGACCCGGACCACCCCGACGCCGGCCCGCTCGGGCCGGCGTCGGTGCCGGTCGCCGCATGGACCGACGGCGCCGGCCTGGTCGACGTGGACGTGGACGCGGCCGACGCGGTCGGGCCGGTCCACCGGCCGTGGCGCGACATGGTCGGGTCCGAGCACCTGAGCCTGCTGCGCTGCGCCGACCGGGTGGGCGGCGAGGAGATGGGCGCCGGGCTGGCCGCCGCGCTCGGCCGGGTCCACCGCGAGCTGGGTGTGGAGCGCGTCCGGGCGCACGGCATCCTCGGTGACGACCTGGGCGTCTACCGGGAGGTCGACGGTCGGCCGGTGCACGACTTCGCCGGCGTCGACGCGGTGCTCGACGCGCTCGCCCCGACCGGCCTGCGCCCGGTGTTGGAGCTGTCGTTCGTCCCTCGCGCGCTGGCCCGCGACCCGTCCCGGGAGGTCACCGCTGCCGGCGTGTCCAGCCCGCCGCGTGACTGGGACCGGTGGGCGGCGCTGGTCGGCGACCTGGTCCGGCACCTGCGGGAGCGGGCCGGCGACGACGAGCTGCGGCGCTGGGCGGTCGAGGTGTGGAACGAGCCGGACCTGGAGTGTTTCTGGACCGGCAGCCGCGAGGACTATCTGCGGATGTACGACGTGACCGCCCGCGCCGTCCGCGACGCCTGCCCCGGCCTCCCGGTCGGCGGGCCGGCGACCGCCGCGACGCGGTGGATCGAACCGTTCCTCGACCATGTCGACGCCTCGGGCGCACCGCTGGACTTCCTATCCACCCACGTCTACGGCAGTCCACCGCTGGACCTACGGCCGGCGCTGGCCCGGCACGGTCAGACCGGCACTCCGCTGCGGTGGACCGAGTGGGGACCCTCCCCCACCCACTTCGCCCCGGTGAACGACTCGGTGCTCTCGGCCGCGTTCGTGGCCACCGGCATGCGGGAGGCGGCCGGCCGGGTGGCGGCCCTGGCCTGCTGGGTGGCGAGCGACCACTTCGAGGAGCTGGGTCGCCCGCCGGCCCTGCTGCACGGCGGATTCGGGTTGCTGTCGGTCGGCAACCTGGCCAAGCCCCGGTACTGGGCACTGTGGATGCTCGAACGGCTCGGGCCGGTGGAGTTGGCCGCCCGGTTCGACGGCGACGGCGCCGGGACGCTGGTGCGGGCCTGGCCGTCGGTGGACCCGGACACCGGCCGGGTCGCCGTGGTGCTGTGGAACGGCACGCTCGACCAGGGGGTGCTGGACCGGCCCGCGCAGCGCGCCCGGCTGGGTCGTACCGTCCGGCTGCGGGTCGGCGGGCTGGACGGCGGGGCCTACGCGCTGCGGCACCGACGACTGGACGAGGAGACGTCGAACCTGGCCGCCACCGCCCGCCGGCTCGGTGTCGACGGCTGGCCCACCGAGGAGCAGTGGGCCGGGCTGCGCGCCGCCGATCTCCTCGCCGACGCGGCGCCGCCGGTGACCGTCACGCCGGACGACGGCCGGCTGGTGGTGCCACTGACCCTGCCCATGCCGTCGCTGTCCCTGGTGGAGGTGACCCCCCGATGA